From the Anguilla anguilla isolate fAngAng1 chromosome 8, fAngAng1.pri, whole genome shotgun sequence genome, one window contains:
- the LOC118234300 gene encoding serine incorporator 1-like: MGACMALCSLASCASCLCGSAPCLLSGCCPSTNNSTVTRLVFSLFLLLGTAVSIIMILPGMETQLNKIPGFCKGGTSIWVIENKVNCDIIVGYKSVYRMCFALACFFFLFCLLMIRVRSSKDPRAHIQNGFWFFKFMILVGITVGAFFIPDGIFNTVWFYFGMVGSFIFILIQLILLVDFAHSWNEAWVGRAEEGNRKCWFAGLLFFTILNYALAFVAMVLFYLFYTQADDCTEHKVFISLNLIFCVVVSVISILPKVQEAQPQSGLLQSSLISLYTMYVTWSAMSNNPNRKCNPSLLSLVFNSSSTTPAPTVAPGEIQWWDAQGIVGLIIFLFCTLYASIRSSNNAQVNRLMQTEESQGLTAVEAGPSEDGVRRAVDNEEDGVTYSYSFFHFCLFLASLYIMMTLTNWYHPDAEYQAMQSCMPAVWVKISSSWLGLLIYLWTLLAPLILPDRDFS; encoded by the exons ATGGGCGCTTGTATGGCATTGTGTTCGCTGGCCAGCTGT GCCTCGTGTCtgtgtggctccgccccctgcctcCTGTCCGGCTGCTGCCCGTCCACCAACAACTCCACGGTGACGCGACTGgtcttctccctcttcctgctcctgGGCACCGCCGTGTCCATCATAATGATCCTGCCCGGCATGGAGACGCAACTGAACAAG ATACCGGGCTTTTGCAAGGGCGGCACCTCCATATGGGTGATCGAGAACAAGGtgaactgtgacatcatcgtgGGCTACAAGTCCGTCTACCGCATGTGCTTCGCCCTGGCCTGCTTCTTCTTCCTGTTCTGCCTCCTCATGATCCGAGTGCGCAGTAGCAAGGACCCCCGCGCCCACATCCAGAACGG GTTCTGGTTCTTCAAGTTCATGATTCTGGTGGGAATTACAGTCGGGGCCTTCTTTATCCCTGATGGGATCTTCAACACAG tgTGGTTCTACTTTGGTATGGTGGGCTCCTTCATCTTCATCCTCATCCAGCTCATCCTCCTCGTTGACTTTGCCCACTCCTGGAACGAGGCCTGGGTAGGAAGAGCTGAGGAGGgcaacaggaagtgctggtTTGCAG GCTTGCTCTTCTTCACCATTCTCAACTATGCCCTGGCgtttgttgccatggtgctgTTCTACCTGTTTTACACCCAAGCCGACGACTGCACCGAGCACAAGGTCTTCATCAGCCTGAACCTCATCTTCTGCGTCGTCGTCTCCGTCATCTCCATCCTGCCCAAAGTGCAG GAAGCTCAGCCACAGTCTGGCTTGTTGCAGTCCTCCCTCATTAGTCTGTACACCATGTACGTCACCTGGTCTGCCATGTCCAACAACCCTA atcggAAGTGCAACCCCAGCCTTCTCAGCTTAGTGTTCAACTCCAGCAGCACCACCCCGGCCCCTACCGTTGCCCCGGGAGAGATTCAGTGGTGGGATGCgcaaggcattgtgggattgaTCATCTTCCTTTTCTGCACCCTCTACGCCAG CATCCGCTCGTCCAACAACGCCCAGGTGAACAGACTGATGCAGACGGAGGAGAGCCAGGGGCTGACGGCCGTGGAGGCGGGGCCGTCGGAGGACGGGGTGCGGCGCGCCGTGGACAACGAGGAGGACGGCGTCACCTACAGCTACTCCTTCTTCCACTTCTGCCTCTTCCTGGCCTCCCTCTACATCATGATGACCCTCACAAACTGGTACCA TCCGGACGCGGAGTACCAGGCGATGCAGAGCTGCATGCCGGCGGTGTGGGTGAAGATCTCCTCCAGCTGGTTAGGCCTGCTGATCTACCTCTGGACCCTGCTGGCCCCGCTCATCCTGCCAGACCGAGACTTCAGCTAA